CGGCACGCGCCGCATCGACGTCGTCGAGGGTGCCGGGGAAGGTGATCACCCCGACCTTCATGACTGTTCCCTCCGGATCGCCCAGTCCTCGATGACCGGATTGGCGAGGAGCGTCTCGGCGATGCGTTCGAGCGTGGCGTCGTCGACGGAGTCGTCGACCTCCAGCTCGAAGTGCTTGCCTTGACGGATGCTCGTCACTCCCTGAAAGCCCAACCGGGGCAACGCGCCTGCCACCGCCTGGCCTTGGGGGTCGAGGATCTCCTGCTTGGGCATGACGTCGACGACGACTCGGGCCACTGCTGCTGCTCCAGCTGTTCAGGTCGGCGGAATGTGGCACCGAGGCTACCTGAGCAGTGCTTTCGACCGACGTCGCGGGCGGGGTGGGCGCAGGCACACCCCGGCTGAGACTCAACGCCTCGGCGAACGCGTCTTCCCCGCAGCGGGCGGGCGGCGGAGAGTCACCTCTCGTGCGTGTACTGGTGTCGGGCGGCGTGTTCCTCTCGAAGGCCGCGGCCGCCGAGGCGGTCCGCCGGGGGCATGAGGTGGTGTGCGCCAACCGAGGGGGTCAGCGGATCGCCGCTGCGGGGGCACGGTCGGTCGTGGTGGACCGAGACCGGCCGGACGCGCTCGCCGAGCTGGCGGGCGAGCGCTTCGATGCCGTGGTGGACGTCGCGACGTCCTCGCTGCCCCGGGTGGCCGAGGCACGCGCGGCGCTTGCCGCCGACGCCGGGCACTGGACCTTCGTCTCCAGCGTCAGCGTCTACTCCGACGCGGCGACTCGCGGCCAGACCACGGACGGGCCGTTGCTCGCACCGTTGACCGCGCCGGACCCGTACCGGACTCATGACGGGTCCGGCCGCCGGTCAGCGTTGGTCGAACAGCTCGTCGCCGAGGACGGCAGGCGCGGCGTGACCGGTGTCGCCCCACATCTCGTCGACCGGCTCCAGGTACTCCGGGGCATCGCGCTCCCGCTGGTGGGCGTGGCCGGAGCTCCTCGGCGCCGACCGGCTCGGCCCCGCATCCGGCCCCCAGGCGGGGCGGTCCAGCACCGATGGCTGGAACGGCGCCGCCGAACTCCCCGCGCTTCCCGAGCCCCCCGCCGAGTCGGCGATGTCGTACTGCCGGACGGCCTCGGGACCGAACTGCTGGGCGAGCGTGGGCTCCGCCGAGGGCTGGGTGGGCGGCGGGGCGGCCGGGGAACCGGGTGCCTGGGGCATGGGTGCCTGGAGCTCAGGCGGCTGGGCCGCAGGCGGCCGGGAGGCAGGCCCGGCGACGCTCGGACCTGGTGGGTGGAAGCCTGTTGGTGCGGGTGGATTGATCGACGTGGCCTGCGGTGTGCCGGGATGCGAGGCCGTCGCGGGTGGTGCGACCGCCCGATTCCGGGCGCCCGGAGCAGTGTGTGTCGAGCCGCCGGACCCCGCACGCGGCAGGCCCGGAACCGCCCCGCCGGGTGTCGGGCCCACGCCGGCCGACGGGGGTGCGGCCTGCGACGGGGCAGGTGTCGCCGGGCCGGAGTGGGTCCGAGCCTGCGGAGTCGCGCCGGGGGAACCTCGGCCGTGCCAGATCGCGGCCTGCGGAATCCGACCCTGCGGAGCCGGACCCGGTGGGATCGGACCCTGCGGCGGCTGGGCCTGCGGGGTCCGTGCAGCGGGGGGAGCCGGTGACGAGTGTCCGGGCACCGGCATCCCCGGCGGCGAATACGACGGGGATGGATGCGGCGCGGCCGGGTGCTGCGGTGCGGACTGGTACGGCGTTACGGTGCCCTGCGGCGTGTGCGGCGACCGGCCGGGCAGGCCCGGCCCGCTCGGTGGCCCGGCTCGACGGGCGGCCTCCCCGAGGCCGCTGATCGGCGCGGCGTGCGAGCCAGGTCGCGCGTCCGGCTGGCCCAGAGGTGCAGGCAGTCCCGCCGCCGGTGCGGGCGGGTGCGGAGCCGAGGCGCCGGGCGGCCGGTCGGTCCCGGCCGCGCCCGCAGGCAGGGCCGGGGCGAAGAGCGGCAGTTCGTCGATGGTCGTGCCCACGGTGCGTTCGTAGGCTCGCGCCAGGGCCCTGGCGCGTTCCTCGGCCTCGCGCGCCTGCCCTTCCACGGCCTCGCGGTCGGTCACCGTGCCGAGGAGCGCCGCCACCGGCTGGTCACGCCATGCCTCGTCGTCGGTCACGCGAATCGGCGCAGGCAGCTCCCGCGTGACGTGTTCGAAGGCCGCCACCCACTGATCGACGCCCGTGCCGATGCGCACCGAGGCGTCCTGCGCGTCGAGGGCGAACCGCGCCAGTGGCGACACGCCGTCGCGCATCGCCTCCGCCGCCGCCCCGTGCCAGACCGCACCGCCGTCCCGGAGGGCGCCGTCGACGAGTTCGGCGACGCGGCCGAGACTGCCGCCGACATGCTCCCGCCAGCGGACGGCCGAGGCGGTGGCCGAGTCGGTCGAGCCCGCCCGGAACCAGTCGACGAGCTGCTGGTGGGCGATGCCGTCCCAGTTGGTGGCGGTCATGTCGGCTGCCTCCCGAGCGAAGTCGGCGATAGCGGGTTCGTCAGCAGGTCGGCGAGTCCCGGCGGGCGATCGAAGGCTCGACGTGGACGGAATGCCGAACGGGTGCGGGTGGCGGCGATCACGGGGTCGGCCGCCCGGATGCGCTGGTCGCCGGCCTGGACTCGATCTGGCGGGCCGTCCGGGTGGCACCTCCGACGGTCGGTCACCTCGAGCCGACCTCGCTCGAGCCGACCGGACCCGAACCCGGGTCTCTTCGCCGAGTCCTGCTCGCCGCGCCGTCCGGGCATCCGGATCACGCCTCCTCGGTCCCGGCCTCGAGCAGTTCCCGGAGCATCTCGGCGAGCCGGGCGGAGTCCGCAGGCGCGACGGTGATCCAGTCGTCCCGATGGTGCACGGCGTATCGGCCCTGCACGGTGTCGTAGACGTCGATCACCCAGGGCGCCCGGTGAGGAACGCCCAGCCGATCCCGGCTCGTCACGCCGAGCTGGCCGCCCCGCAGCCGGGCGGTGCCAAGCATCCCGAGCACCTCCTTGGCCTCACCGGCCGGGATGCCGTGCTCCACCAAAGCGGTCTCGAACCGCGCGTCGGATGGGGGCCCGTCCGCCCCGGCGGCCTCGACGACCGGGGCGGGCAGGCGCACCATCTGGCCGGTGCCCGCCCGCATCTCGGCCAACACGGCGATCACCGAGGGGATCACGTCCGTCGGGTGGACATCGTCGACGAAGAGCCGCTCCTCGTCGAGCACGCCTCGGGCGCCGCGCCTGCCGTCTTCGGCCGCCATGGCTCGGATCTCCCGGCCGGGTTCCACCGTCCACCGCAGGTCGACGGCATGACGTGGCGCGGCGAGGCAGTGCAGCGCCGCCGCCAGCTCAGGGTGGACGGCCGGCCCGTCCAGCAGTCCGCGCTCGCGCAGGGTCGCGGCGCTGCGCCGATCGAACTCCGCAGCCTCCGCCAGGGTCACGCCGCACTCGCGAGTGGCCAGCGTCAGCGGTCTGGTGCCCAGCTCAAGGTGTCGCCACAGCAGATTCAGTTCGGATCGTTCCAAGACGATCGGCAACGCCGGGCCTCCCAGCTCGTACGACGGGCCGATCATCGCAGGGTCCCCGTGAGTCTCGGGTCAATAACGAATGAATCACTCCGAGTGGTGAGTCGAGGTGGTGCGGAGGTCGGATTGCCCCTCGTCCATCGCCTGGTGGCGGACTGCGGCCCGATCGAGCCGGGCGATCACGTCGTGCAACGCGGAGACGGCGGCGGCCACCGTCGTGGCCAGCGAACCCGCCGGATCGGTGGCCCGCCCGACGAACTCCGGCACCGCTGCGGTGCTGGCCGGATCGTCGCCCGGCGCGCTGAGATCGGTCAGCTCCTCGGCCGAACTGCCCGCCTCGCGCAGGTGCTCGATCGCGATGAGGAGCCGCTCACGCAAGGCGGGCACCGCCTCGATGTCGATCTGAAATCCCGCCGACGACACCTCGCCCGCGCCGGATGCGCTCGCAAGGGCGGCGGGCAGCGGGGCGGTGATGTTCACTTGACCGGCCATGGCCGCGACTCCCCTGCTCGATTCGCCGATTCGCCGACGGCCTCGGTGAGCACGGCGGCGACCTCCGGTGTTCACCCTGCACCCTGCCTGGGAAAACCCAGGTGAAGGGGTCGATGCCGTCCGGTGGACGTGCGCGGCGACGGGGTGTCGGAGCAGGTTGCCCGCCCTCGCCGTCACCGCCCGGCAGATCAGAAGCGACGCCCCGGGCGGGCTGCGCTCGGCTCAGAGGATCGCGCCCGGCGAGTAGGACGCGGCGCCGGGATGACGCTCGACGACCTCGCCGATCCGGGCGAGCACGGCCGAGGTCTGGCTGGTGGCCGCGCCGGTGAAGGAGAGCCGGTCGGCGAGCAGCTCCGCCAGCCTGCCGCGATCAAGCGGCAGGCGTTCGTCGGCGGCCAGCCGGTCGAGCAGGTCGTTCTGCTCGGCGCCCTGCTCCCGCATCGCGAGGGCGGCGGCCACGGCGTGCTCCTTGATGACCTCGTGCGCGGTCTCGCGGCCCACGCCGGCGCGCACGGCCGCGATGAGCACCTTGGTGGTGGCCAGGAACGGCAGGTAGCGGTTCAGTTCGCGGTCGACGACGGCCGGGAAGGCGCCGAACTCGTCCAGCACGGTGAGCATGGTCTCCACCAGGCCGTCGAAGGCGAAGAAGGCGTCCGGCAGGGCGACCCGCCGCACGACAGAACAGGAGACGTCGCCCTCGTTCCACTGGTCGCCCGCCAGCTCGCCCACCATCGACGAGTAGCCGCGCAGCACCACGGCGAGCCCGTTGACCCGCTCGCAGGACCGGGTGTTCATCTTGTGCGGCATCGCGCTGGAGCCGACCTGTCCCGGCTTGAAGCCCTCGGTGACCAGCTCGTGGCCCGCCATCAGCCGCACCGTCGTGGCCAGGCTCGACGGCGCCGCCGCCAGCTGCACCAGGCAGGTCAGGACGTCGAAGTCCAGCGAACGCGGATACACCTGGCCGACGCTGGTCAGCACCCGCTCGAAGCCGAGGTGGGTCGCGACGGTCTTCTCCAGCGTCGCCAGAGCGTCGGCGTCCCCGTCGAGCAGGTCGAGCATGTCCTGGGCGGTGCCCATCGGTCCCTTGATCCCGCGCAGCGGGTAGCGCCCGAGCAGGTCCTCCAGCCGGTCATAGGCACACAGCAGCTCGTCGGCGGCGCTGGCGAAGCGCTTGCCCAGCGTGGTGGCCTGCGCGGCGACGTTGTGCGAGCGGCCCGCCATCACCAGCTCGGAGTTCTGGGCGGCCAGGCTGCCCAGCCTGGCGAGCAGGGCGACGACGCGGTCGCGGACGTGCAGCAGGCTGAGCCGGATCTGCAACTGCTCGACGTTCTCGGTGAGGTCCCGAGAGGTCATCCCCTTGTGCACCTGCTCGTGGCCCGCCAGGGCGTTGAACTCCTCGATCCTGGCCTTCACGTCGTGCCTGCTGATCCGCTCCCGCTCGGCGATCGAGGCGAGGTCGACCTGCTCCAGCACCCGCTGGTAGTCGGCCAGGGCGGTCTCGGGAACGGCGACGCCCAACTCGGCCTGCGCACTCAGCACGGCGAGCCACAGCCTGCGCTCCAGCACGATCTTGTGCGAGGGCGACCACAGGGTGGCCAGGTCCGTCGAGGCGTAGCGGGCGGCCAGGACATTGGGGATGGGCGGCGTGGCGGTCACCCGAAGAGCCTAAGGCCTCGTCGGCTGCGGGTTCGACGGCGACGGGCTGGGCGGCTGTGGGGTTCGGCGGCAGCGGCGCCGACACGCTGCGGCCTCGGCGGTGCCACGCACAGCACCGGGGCACACCCGCGATCGGGTCTGCCCCTGGCTGGTTCACGGCTGCATCGCCATGACGTTCTAGAAGATGGTGATCGACTCGTCGGTGGCCAGCTCGATCAGCTGGTCCCAGTTCAGGCTGGGCCCGTCTCGCAGGTCCGGTACCTCGTCCCCGACGATCCGGCCGTGGTCATAGGCGCTGAACCGCACGACCTCGCCGTCCAGTCGCAGATGGTTGACGCTGGCGAACCCGGCCGTCATGGTCTGGCTCGCGTCATGCGCGTAGGCGACCAGCAACGAGCCGTCGTCGAGCAGCTGATAGCCGCAGGCGAACTGGCCGGGCTGACACAGGATGTCCCGCTCGGGCGGCCCGCCCGCCATCACCTGGACGAAGGCCATGCCGTCGCCGAGCGAATCCTCGAAATAGATCGGCGCGCCCACTGACCGCGCGTCCTCGTCGATGTCGCCGACGCCCTCCGTGCCGAAGGCCTCCGTGTAGTACGCCCCCGACGCCTCCGGCACCACCTGATCGATTCGCTCGTCCAGGTAGGGCCGCAGCGCCTGGCTCCGCTCGTACAGTTCTCCCCTCGAGTATTCGGGC
The Actinoalloteichus fjordicus DNA segment above includes these coding regions:
- a CDS encoding ESX secretion-associated protein EspG, which produces MIGPSYELGGPALPIVLERSELNLLWRHLELGTRPLTLATRECGVTLAEAAEFDRRSAATLRERGLLDGPAVHPELAAALHCLAAPRHAVDLRWTVEPGREIRAMAAEDGRRGARGVLDEERLFVDDVHPTDVIPSVIAVLAEMRAGTGQMVRLPAPVVEAAGADGPPSDARFETALVEHGIPAGEAKEVLGMLGTARLRGGQLGVTSRDRLGVPHRAPWVIDVYDTVQGRYAVHHRDDWITVAPADSARLAEMLRELLEAGTEEA
- the purS gene encoding phosphoribosylformylglycinamidine synthase subunit PurS; this translates as MARVVVDVMPKQEILDPQGQAVAGALPRLGFQGVTSIRQGKHFELEVDDSVDDATLERIAETLLANPVIEDWAIRREQS
- the purB gene encoding adenylosuccinate lyase, whose product is MTATPPIPNVLAARYASTDLATLWSPSHKIVLERRLWLAVLSAQAELGVAVPETALADYQRVLEQVDLASIAERERISRHDVKARIEEFNALAGHEQVHKGMTSRDLTENVEQLQIRLSLLHVRDRVVALLARLGSLAAQNSELVMAGRSHNVAAQATTLGKRFASAADELLCAYDRLEDLLGRYPLRGIKGPMGTAQDMLDLLDGDADALATLEKTVATHLGFERVLTSVGQVYPRSLDFDVLTCLVQLAAAPSSLATTVRLMAGHELVTEGFKPGQVGSSAMPHKMNTRSCERVNGLAVVLRGYSSMVGELAGDQWNEGDVSCSVVRRVALPDAFFAFDGLVETMLTVLDEFGAFPAVVDRELNRYLPFLATTKVLIAAVRAGVGRETAHEVIKEHAVAAALAMREQGAEQNDLLDRLAADERLPLDRGRLAELLADRLSFTGAATSQTSAVLARIGEVVERHPGAASYSPGAIL